CCACTAAATACCAAAATCACCGTAAATAACCTAAACGAGCTATATTTTAAGATGCTGGATAGTTCAAAGACACAAAAACTATACTTAAAAGCAAACGCTACAAATTCAAACGGCGACGATGAACAAGTTATCGCTACTTTTGAGGGCAAGATAAAAAGCCTCGATGGAGCTAAATTTGAGTTTAATAAAGAGGCAAATTTAAGCTTTGAAGTAAGCCTAACATTTTATAAGCTCGAAGTTGCAGGGGCAAGAGTGATACTTTATGACGCACTGAACCATATATTCGAAAATGATGGCGTCGATCTATTTGGCACTATACGCAAAAATATTTTATAAAAAGGGATAAAAAATGCCACT
This genomic stretch from Campylobacter concisus harbors:
- a CDS encoding phage major tail tube protein; this translates as MLKAQAFTGGNLFIDGIGLMGEVVEVELPKIEKETIETSSGIGKFEAVLPVVKPLNTKITVNNLNELYFKMLDSSKTQKLYLKANATNSNGDDEQVIATFEGKIKSLDGAKFEFNKEANLSFEVSLTFYKLEVAGARVILYDALNHIFENDGVDLFGTIRKNIL